A single window of Cytobacillus luteolus DNA harbors:
- a CDS encoding Crp/Fnr family transcriptional regulator yields the protein MNDFVQEFNLLNPWFDNLPYEWSQLKDYGERVTFKKHEIIFSQNEVGSYLYIIESGRVRLFLISPSGEEKALSIIGKNGILGECSLNGDSSYATNAITASEVVLLRISKQSFIEFLSKQPQYIYQTIDLITKKYRLLCSQSLQLSYMKSLPRVCAAFIQLSIQYGEIVEEKQVKLTINFTHQELANLLGTTRVTIAKNIKWLEDQKYIVKKGKSYLIYNIDELAELANEKMLFP from the coding sequence ATGAATGACTTTGTTCAAGAATTCAATTTGCTAAACCCTTGGTTTGATAATCTACCTTACGAATGGAGCCAATTGAAGGACTATGGAGAAAGAGTTACGTTCAAAAAACATGAAATTATTTTTAGTCAAAATGAAGTTGGCAGTTATTTATACATTATTGAAAGTGGACGTGTTCGTTTATTCTTAATTTCACCAAGTGGAGAAGAAAAAGCTCTTTCAATTATAGGGAAAAATGGAATTCTAGGTGAATGTTCCTTAAATGGTGATTCAAGTTACGCGACAAATGCAATTACTGCTTCAGAGGTAGTTTTACTCAGGATTTCTAAACAAAGTTTTATTGAGTTTTTATCAAAACAACCTCAGTATATCTATCAAACTATCGACCTGATAACTAAAAAGTATCGTCTCCTTTGTTCTCAGTCCTTACAACTCAGCTACATGAAATCTCTTCCTCGTGTTTGTGCTGCATTTATACAGCTATCTATCCAATACGGAGAAATAGTTGAGGAGAAGCAGGTAAAACTAACAATTAACTTCACACATCAAGAATTAGCAAACTTACTAGGTACAACAAGAGTGACCATAGCTAAAAACATAAAATGGCTAGAGGACCAAAAATATATCGTGAAAAAAGGTAAATCTTATTTGATTTACAATATTGATGAACTTGCTGAACTTGCCAATGAAAAAATGCTTTTCCCTTAA
- a CDS encoding MFS transporter, with product MNTTNKSFKMFTLIWLGQLISVVGTSLTSFALGFWVLTETGSVTEFSMIILSFVLPTILVSPFAGVIIDRFSRKKLMILSNSMAALSTVIILVLVLTNSLEIWHIYFTAALASVFNTFLMPAYQSVISLLVPINQLGRANGMIQLGESVSVIIGPVIAGFLLHSYGLHAVIIVDLIAFAFGVTTLLIAKIPELGVKEKAKLDVSQFLTEAKEGWSYIMAHPGFKWLLIFSAIINLLLGFINVLLQPLIISLSSEQTLGIVLSVTGFGMLLGGIVVSAWGGPKKRIHGVFISCILAGILISLSGFTTSIVFITTCFTIFLFLIPLVNSSSQAIWQSKVDLEIQGRVFSIRRMLGTSLYPFAIILAGPLVDKVFNPLMAPGGLLAGSIGQIIGVGEGRGIGLLFIVTGLLFIIVTVAIYLQPKVRNMEKDIPDAIVEKENKTKIQKPLVEMV from the coding sequence ATGAATACAACCAATAAAAGTTTTAAAATGTTTACCCTAATTTGGTTAGGGCAATTGATTTCGGTAGTTGGAACCAGTTTAACGTCATTTGCTCTAGGATTTTGGGTATTAACTGAGACCGGATCCGTGACGGAGTTTTCAATGATTATACTCTCTTTTGTGCTACCAACCATTCTCGTATCACCGTTTGCCGGAGTTATCATTGACCGATTTTCAAGAAAAAAACTAATGATTCTTAGTAACAGCATGGCAGCACTATCAACTGTAATCATCCTTGTACTTGTGTTAACCAATAGTCTAGAAATCTGGCACATTTATTTTACAGCAGCATTAGCATCTGTTTTTAATACGTTTCTAATGCCGGCTTATCAGTCTGTTATTTCTCTATTAGTTCCGATAAATCAACTAGGCCGTGCCAATGGTATGATTCAGCTTGGGGAGTCTGTCTCGGTTATTATTGGTCCCGTTATTGCAGGTTTCCTTCTCCATTCATACGGTCTACATGCAGTTATTATTGTGGATTTAATTGCATTTGCATTCGGGGTTACAACGTTATTAATTGCTAAAATTCCTGAACTTGGTGTCAAAGAGAAAGCCAAATTAGACGTCAGTCAGTTTTTGACAGAGGCGAAGGAAGGATGGAGTTACATCATGGCGCACCCAGGCTTTAAGTGGCTCTTAATTTTTTCTGCAATTATCAACCTACTGCTAGGGTTTATTAATGTATTATTACAGCCATTAATTATTTCATTATCTTCTGAACAGACGCTGGGAATTGTTTTATCGGTTACAGGATTTGGAATGCTGCTTGGAGGTATTGTAGTAAGTGCGTGGGGTGGACCAAAAAAACGAATTCATGGCGTTTTTATTAGTTGTATCTTGGCAGGTATTCTTATTTCTCTTTCTGGTTTTACAACGTCCATTGTATTCATTACAACTTGTTTTACGATCTTCCTCTTCTTAATACCACTTGTGAATTCATCTAGCCAGGCAATTTGGCAAAGTAAGGTAGATCTGGAGATTCAAGGTCGGGTATTTTCTATTAGAAGAATGCTGGGAACTTCGTTATATCCATTTGCGATTATTTTGGCTGGTCCACTTGTAGATAAAGTGTTTAATCCTTTGATGGCACCAGGAGGATTGCTCGCAGGAAGTATTGGTCAAATCATTGGAGTTGGAGAGGGCCGTGGAATCGGACTATTATTTATCGTAACAGGTCTCTTATTCATCATTGTTACGGTGGCTATCTACTTACAACCAAAAGTTAGAAATATGGAAAAAGATATTCCAGATGCAATCGTTGAGAAAGAGAATAAGACTAAGATCCAAAAGCCTTTAGTAGAAATGGTTTAG
- a CDS encoding GNAT family N-acetyltransferase, whose protein sequence is MVFKVINEEDDLQKAFDIRKEVFVKEQGVPLADEYDEFDTLSSNCKHILVFYNDKPVGTGRLRVVNDYGKLERICILESYRKYGLGKTIIKSLEEIATGKNVSKLKLHGQTHAEGFYEKLGYHTTSEIFIEDGIPHIIMEKEL, encoded by the coding sequence ATGGTCTTTAAGGTAATTAATGAAGAAGATGATTTACAAAAAGCTTTTGATATAAGGAAAGAAGTATTTGTAAAGGAACAAGGTGTACCACTAGCAGATGAATATGATGAATTTGATACTCTTAGTAGCAATTGTAAACACATTCTAGTGTTTTATAACGATAAACCAGTGGGCACGGGAAGATTAAGAGTTGTAAATGACTATGGTAAATTAGAAAGAATCTGTATCTTAGAATCCTATCGTAAGTATGGTCTTGGTAAAACAATCATCAAATCTCTTGAGGAAATTGCAACAGGAAAAAACGTATCAAAGCTTAAATTGCACGGGCAAACCCACGCAGAAGGCTTTTATGAAAAACTAGGATATCATACAACTTCTGAAATATTTATTGAGGATGGAATTCCACATATAATAATGGAGAAAGAATTATAA